From Salinicoccus roseus, one genomic window encodes:
- the pulA gene encoding type I pullulanase: MIDAYLDAPDQITIVRKGEQAEDVNDLAVIQEDEFQSIAKTEDKGSYITVWLEHPISLDHFTHIRFDGGRFPLQMGRYTLSIEFDLKYSTDKQMGATYSKDHTIFRVFAPTVVQCRLILDGQAYNMDKIGGYFEKIIKQDCHGKYYHYEASHNHATHNVLDPYVKAVSANGQEAMIVDFERINPGFTDHHIPDIPNDSAIIYETHVRDITSHPNSGVKEEWRGRYLGMTEPTTTRHRLSSGLDYLKEIGVTHIQLMPVNDFITVDELNRDKSYNWGYDPHFFMVPEGSYATDPNDPVNRIVELQTLIRTLHENGMKIILDVVLNHVYQVEDSNFEKLVPGYYFRHNQDLSLSNGTGVGNDFASEKMMGRRFIADTIHFWLEQYRIDGYRFDLMGALDIETMQGIESIVQKQDREIFLLGEGWDLPTALDYSKKTLPEHSYRVPSVHFFNDHYRDSIKGSNFELSEKGYVNGDGRGIDAIRELFTGFHKPFTAQMSINYVEVHDNHTLYDRLRYSSGKRQYILESQHQIATALVLLSFGTPFLHAGQEFFRTKYGHGNTYNLSDMLNRMDWNRRAKYQDNIEFFKSLVQFRKREEVFRLKDQGSIDSALSFMNFSNLPNGFGVKVSYRNSEFMIVINPTEKSMEVGFDTMDPYEIEISNQRHYDKAVYNRSFYIKGYEVAVLRKVATMHQNQYTEE, translated from the coding sequence ATGATTGATGCATATCTCGATGCACCAGACCAGATCACGATAGTCAGAAAAGGCGAGCAGGCTGAAGACGTGAACGACCTTGCCGTCATCCAGGAAGATGAGTTCCAGTCCATAGCCAAAACTGAAGACAAAGGCAGCTATATCACTGTATGGCTCGAGCACCCCATCAGCCTCGACCATTTTACACACATCAGGTTTGATGGCGGACGCTTCCCGCTTCAGATGGGCAGATATACATTATCCATAGAATTCGACCTGAAATACTCTACAGACAAACAGATGGGCGCCACCTATTCAAAGGACCATACCATCTTCAGGGTGTTCGCCCCGACCGTCGTCCAGTGCCGGCTCATACTCGATGGCCAGGCCTATAACATGGACAAGATCGGCGGCTACTTCGAAAAGATCATCAAACAGGACTGTCATGGTAAGTATTACCACTATGAAGCCAGCCATAATCATGCGACCCATAATGTTCTGGACCCCTATGTCAAAGCGGTATCGGCGAATGGGCAGGAGGCGATGATCGTGGACTTCGAACGCATCAATCCGGGCTTCACCGACCATCACATCCCGGATATCCCGAATGATTCGGCAATAATATATGAAACGCACGTAAGGGACATCACCTCCCACCCGAACAGCGGGGTGAAGGAGGAATGGCGGGGCCGGTATCTCGGAATGACCGAGCCGACGACCACCAGGCACCGCCTGTCGAGCGGCCTCGACTATCTCAAGGAGATCGGTGTGACGCATATCCAGCTGATGCCTGTGAACGACTTCATCACCGTGGATGAACTCAATCGGGATAAGAGCTACAACTGGGGATACGACCCCCACTTCTTCATGGTCCCGGAAGGCAGCTACGCCACAGATCCGAACGACCCGGTAAACCGCATCGTAGAGCTGCAGACACTCATCCGGACACTGCATGAGAACGGCATGAAGATCATACTGGACGTCGTGCTCAACCATGTCTATCAAGTGGAGGATTCGAATTTCGAAAAGCTCGTCCCCGGCTACTATTTCAGGCACAACCAGGACTTGTCGCTGTCCAATGGGACGGGTGTCGGCAACGATTTCGCCTCCGAAAAGATGATGGGCAGACGCTTCATTGCCGATACCATCCATTTCTGGCTTGAACAGTACAGGATCGACGGCTACCGTTTCGACCTGATGGGGGCATTGGATATAGAAACGATGCAGGGCATCGAATCGATCGTACAGAAACAGGACCGTGAAATCTTCCTCCTCGGGGAAGGCTGGGATCTCCCGACGGCACTCGATTACAGCAAAAAGACACTTCCTGAACACAGCTACCGTGTACCATCAGTTCATTTCTTCAATGACCATTACCGGGATTCCATCAAAGGAAGTAATTTTGAACTCAGCGAAAAAGGGTATGTAAATGGTGATGGCCGCGGAATAGACGCCATCCGGGAGCTGTTCACCGGCTTCCATAAACCCTTCACAGCCCAGATGAGCATCAATTATGTTGAAGTGCATGACAACCATACCCTCTATGACCGGCTGAGGTACTCCTCCGGAAAGCGGCAGTATATACTGGAGAGCCAGCACCAGATTGCGACAGCGCTGGTCCTCCTGTCTTTCGGGACCCCTTTCCTGCACGCCGGCCAGGAGTTCTTCCGGACCAAATACGGCCATGGGAACACCTACAACTTGAGTGACATGCTCAACCGTATGGACTGGAACAGGCGCGCCAAATACCAGGACAACATCGAGTTCTTCAAATCGCTGGTGCAGTTCAGGAAACGGGAGGAAGTCTTCAGGCTGAAGGATCAGGGAAGCATAGACAGCGCCCTTTCATTCATGAACTTCAGCAATCTCCCGAACGGATTCGGGGTGAAGGTCTCGTACCGGAACAGTGAATTCATGATCGTAATCAATCCGACGGAAAAATCGATGGAAGTCGGGTTTGATACGATGGATCCCTACGAGATAGAAATTTCCAACCAGCGCCACTATGACAAAGCGGTGTATAACCGGAGCTTCTACATCAAGGGCTACGAGGTGGCGGTCCTGAGAAAAGTGGCGACTATGCATCAAAACCAATATACAGAGGAATAG
- a CDS encoding phospho-sugar mutase codes for MDRAQWEEHIGNSFITEESYEALTEEEKADAFSDTLSFGTAGIRGKIGLGPNRLNRYTVEKVALGIAHNLEGVEDPLVVIGYDTRHFSPEFAETMTGVLVQNDVSVRLSEKYISTPELSFHVREHGADLGIMITASHNPPEYNGIKVYGPDGAQLIDAPAAELSEKINAIEDIFNIGTVSFEETLESGKAQYITEDMEDQYRARITSFIPEIPSSDLKVMFSSLHGTSVPIVPDILDSLDFENYHLVKDQCRPDGDFPTVKSPNPESEEAFEASRKLGTDKGADLLIATDPDADRIGVEVLHDGRYVHLNGNQLGILLLKHRLEHHGGSVPVVIKSIVTSDLGRKIVEAKGGEMIEVLTGFKYIGEQIKAMEGNTDRTFVLGYEESYGYLLEPFVRDKDAIQIVPYIIGMASALRKSGRTLVDELEAIYEEYGRRMEVLFSHTFEGTSGKEKINEIMRQFRTNTPTELDRREVIVTEDFKTQKRTYRNGTTEDIELPEADVIKIHFDDGWIALRPSGTEPKIKLYVSLDSDHIEQEAKIINDMIFGV; via the coding sequence GTGGACAGAGCACAATGGGAAGAACATATCGGCAACAGTTTCATTACAGAGGAATCATATGAGGCACTTACGGAAGAGGAGAAGGCGGATGCCTTTTCCGATACACTTTCATTCGGAACTGCAGGCATCAGGGGCAAGATCGGCCTCGGACCCAACCGCCTGAACCGCTATACAGTTGAAAAGGTTGCTCTCGGCATCGCACACAATCTGGAAGGTGTGGAGGACCCGCTCGTCGTCATCGGCTACGACACAAGGCATTTCTCTCCTGAATTTGCGGAGACGATGACAGGTGTCCTCGTACAGAATGATGTATCCGTCCGCCTTTCGGAGAAATACATCTCGACTCCCGAACTCTCCTTCCATGTCAGGGAGCACGGGGCGGACCTCGGCATCATGATCACTGCAAGCCATAATCCACCGGAATACAACGGCATCAAGGTCTATGGTCCCGACGGTGCCCAGCTGATTGATGCGCCTGCCGCAGAACTGAGTGAAAAGATCAATGCGATAGAGGATATCTTCAATATCGGCACCGTGTCCTTTGAGGAGACGCTCGAATCCGGAAAGGCACAATATATCACCGAAGATATGGAGGACCAGTACAGGGCAAGGATCACTTCATTTATCCCGGAAATTCCATCCTCCGACCTGAAGGTCATGTTCTCGAGTCTCCACGGCACGAGCGTGCCGATTGTCCCCGACATCCTCGATTCACTGGATTTTGAGAACTATCATCTCGTCAAGGACCAGTGCCGTCCCGACGGTGACTTCCCTACGGTCAAATCGCCGAACCCGGAGAGTGAGGAAGCATTCGAAGCATCCCGCAAGCTCGGCACCGATAAAGGGGCGGACCTGCTGATCGCTACAGACCCGGATGCGGACAGGATCGGTGTCGAAGTCCTTCATGATGGGCGCTATGTACATCTGAACGGAAACCAGCTCGGCATCCTCCTCCTGAAGCATCGCCTCGAGCACCATGGGGGGTCCGTGCCTGTCGTCATCAAGTCGATCGTGACAAGCGACCTCGGCCGCAAGATCGTGGAAGCCAAGGGCGGAGAGATGATCGAGGTCCTGACAGGCTTCAAATATATCGGTGAACAGATCAAGGCAATGGAAGGCAATACGGACAGGACGTTCGTTCTCGGTTATGAGGAAAGCTATGGCTACCTCCTCGAACCCTTCGTCAGGGACAAGGATGCCATACAGATCGTCCCTTACATCATCGGGATGGCCAGTGCCCTGAGAAAAAGCGGGCGCACACTCGTCGACGAACTTGAAGCCATCTATGAGGAATACGGCCGCCGGATGGAAGTCCTGTTCAGCCATACGTTTGAAGGGACGAGCGGTAAGGAGAAGATCAATGAGATCATGAGGCAGTTCCGCACCAACACTCCAACTGAACTCGACAGGCGGGAAGTCATTGTGACCGAAGATTTCAAGACGCAGAAGCGGACATACCGCAACGGCACTACAGAAGACATCGAATTGCCGGAAGCGGATGTCATCAAGATCCATTTCGACGATGGATGGATTGCCCTCAGGCCTTCCGGTACGGAACCGAAGATCAAGCTTTATGTTTCACTCGACAGCGATCATATCGAGCAGGAAGCTAAAATCATCAATGATATGATATTCGGGGTATAG
- a CDS encoding erythromycin esterase family protein, with amino-acid sequence MKKGFLKGMSTLLITTSILVGCDSDAKESSENSADYYELDNDTEDIGNILGEHDIVILGESTHWSSEVAKQKTDIIDYLAEEHDFNLLFLETGDSEFNYYQESGLSMQDGVATQYRQESIKKYLDGTKQPIKALPMDWTPGFSGNRASSVSILEQNIVDEISEYDSELAEAFKRSEFALRNWFSKGLLQGQKVGHFERSENVYENIRNRPFFKELTPAAQNYIVSRQENIEQYYSKINFDEGLSEYYDYREIGMAEKVLEQMTKDDKAIVWVANGHSNYDVASIEYTNEVFVEQKRNERVESLGALLRESDYSVYNTGLFHNEAENYELLPEDYATPRKEKDETLEGYIGNRVQKDIFIDFATSDFVEERRYTVFWEGFYDSKMVPQEQFDGLIYIDHIKE; translated from the coding sequence ATGAAAAAAGGATTCTTAAAAGGAATGAGTACTTTGCTGATCACTACATCAATATTAGTCGGATGTGATAGTGATGCCAAAGAATCCAGTGAAAATTCTGCTGACTACTATGAATTGGATAATGACACTGAGGATATCGGAAATATATTAGGGGAACATGACATTGTCATACTCGGTGAAAGTACGCATTGGTCATCTGAGGTCGCGAAACAAAAAACAGATATTATAGATTACTTGGCAGAAGAACATGATTTCAACCTATTGTTTTTAGAAACAGGGGATTCAGAATTTAACTACTATCAAGAGAGCGGCCTATCCATGCAAGATGGTGTGGCAACTCAATATCGACAAGAGAGCATCAAGAAATACCTGGATGGGACAAAACAACCGATTAAAGCTTTACCGATGGATTGGACGCCAGGTTTTTCGGGTAATAGAGCGAGTTCCGTTTCGATCTTAGAACAGAATATAGTGGACGAAATCAGTGAATATGATTCAGAGCTTGCAGAAGCATTTAAACGCTCTGAATTCGCTTTGCGTAACTGGTTTTCTAAAGGGCTTTTACAAGGGCAAAAAGTAGGTCATTTTGAACGCTCGGAAAATGTATATGAGAATATTAGAAATCGCCCTTTCTTTAAAGAGCTAACACCTGCAGCGCAAAATTATATCGTTTCAAGACAAGAAAATATAGAGCAGTACTATTCAAAAATAAATTTTGATGAAGGGCTTAGTGAATACTATGACTATAGAGAGATTGGGATGGCAGAGAAGGTGTTAGAACAAATGACTAAAGACGATAAAGCAATTGTATGGGTTGCGAACGGTCATTCTAATTATGATGTGGCATCCATAGAATATACTAATGAGGTATTCGTCGAGCAAAAGAGAAATGAGCGTGTCGAATCTCTTGGCGCATTGCTTCGAGAGAGTGATTACAGTGTTTATAATACAGGATTGTTTCATAATGAAGCCGAAAATTATGAACTCCTTCCTGAAGATTATGCAACACCAAGGAAAGAGAAAGATGAGACATTAGAAGGTTATATCGGTAATCGGGTTCAAAAAGATATCTTTATCGATTTTGCTACGAGTGATTTTGTAGAAGAAAGACGGTATACAGTTTTTTGGGAAGGGTTTTACGACTCCAAAATGGTGCCCCAGGAACAATTTGATGGTCTAATCTACATTGATCACATTAAAGAATGA
- a CDS encoding YesK family protein: MTYLIMLGGIFLGSILFMFIFIISKKSGKYYLAPIITILFSAMIVAYSLFFVGGFEGMAYLFVAVGFLFVSILGALFLPFLIRRREPRQLGKRDKISLLILPVIFFATIGIAIWAEQDYSIIYQTRVAPADTEGYKISTISEGRKAVTLLLGEEYVGTEVEVESVSERDSTEITLNFEDEVQDGKVPFIQISLKEINEPLTVQTADGQTFEQINGPPVN; encoded by the coding sequence ATGACTTATTTAATCATGCTGGGTGGCATATTTTTAGGTTCCATTCTTTTCATGTTCATTTTTATCATCTCGAAAAAGAGCGGTAAGTATTATTTGGCACCAATAATCACCATTCTATTTTCTGCGATGATTGTCGCATACAGCTTATTCTTCGTTGGGGGATTTGAAGGTATGGCCTATTTATTTGTGGCAGTCGGTTTTTTATTTGTCAGCATCTTAGGCGCATTGTTTTTACCCTTCTTGATCCGTCGGAGAGAACCGCGGCAGCTTGGTAAAAGAGATAAAATCAGTCTATTGATCTTACCTGTCATATTTTTTGCGACCATCGGTATTGCCATTTGGGCAGAACAGGACTATTCGATCATCTACCAGACACGTGTTGCTCCAGCGGATACGGAAGGCTACAAAATCTCGACTATTTCCGAAGGTAGAAAAGCAGTGACTTTGCTGCTCGGGGAAGAATATGTTGGAACAGAAGTTGAAGTTGAAAGTGTAAGTGAACGAGATTCTACAGAAATCACGCTGAATTTTGAAGATGAAGTGCAAGATGGCAAAGTTCCTTTTATACAAATAAGCCTAAAAGAAATAAACGAACCTTTGACAGTACAAACGGCTGATGGGCAGACTTTTGAACAAATCAACGGACCTCCGGTAAATTAA
- a CDS encoding GNAT family N-acetyltransferase: MKIRKAVLKDAPGIAKVHVDSWRTTYKEIIPGSYLNDLSYEERTGMWNRVLKEERGNVIVAEGEDGGIAGFASRNGKDDSCDLTAIYLLEEFQGRGIGKMMFEKLFKHFKEVGYGKIYVEVLEDNKTRRFYEYYGAKLTDTVEIQIGGEIFNELIYEWDDVDEVIGKLHK, encoded by the coding sequence ATGAAAATTAGAAAAGCGGTATTGAAAGATGCGCCGGGTATCGCAAAAGTCCATGTAGACAGCTGGAGGACGACTTACAAGGAAATCATACCCGGCAGTTATTTGAACGATTTATCCTATGAAGAAAGGACCGGCATGTGGAACAGGGTTCTCAAGGAAGAAAGGGGTAATGTCATTGTTGCGGAGGGTGAAGACGGCGGGATTGCAGGCTTTGCCTCACGGAATGGCAAAGATGATTCATGCGACCTGACAGCAATCTACCTGTTGGAGGAATTCCAGGGCAGGGGGATTGGAAAGATGATGTTTGAGAAGCTGTTCAAGCATTTTAAAGAGGTGGGCTACGGGAAAATATATGTCGAAGTGCTCGAGGACAATAAAACCCGTCGCTTTTATGAATACTATGGTGCAAAATTGACCGATACTGTTGAAATTCAAATCGGCGGCGAAATATTCAATGAGCTGATTTACGAGTGGGATGACGTTGATGAGGTGATAGGGAAGCTTCACAAATAA
- a CDS encoding GNAT family N-acetyltransferase, protein MIIRELNEEDAKEFLELCKKLDDSGYMLYDPGERQTSVEAQQSGIAKFKQDDGVYFHVAKIDGNIAGFMAAFKDNLNRKKHSAYLVLGLDADYRGRGIASSLFEHVFEWAEHQGITRLELTVIKDNIPAFNLYKKMGFVIEGEKVHSLMIDGRPVNEYYMYKLI, encoded by the coding sequence ATGATCATAAGAGAATTAAACGAAGAAGATGCGAAAGAGTTTTTGGAGCTGTGTAAGAAACTGGATGATTCAGGTTACATGCTCTATGACCCCGGGGAGCGCCAGACGAGCGTGGAGGCCCAGCAGAGCGGTATAGCAAAGTTCAAACAGGATGATGGGGTTTATTTCCATGTCGCTAAAATCGATGGAAATATTGCTGGCTTCATGGCTGCGTTCAAAGACAATCTCAATCGGAAGAAGCATTCCGCCTATCTTGTGCTGGGTTTGGATGCAGATTACAGGGGCAGGGGAATCGCCTCATCGCTTTTTGAACACGTTTTTGAATGGGCTGAGCATCAGGGCATCACGAGGCTCGAGCTCACGGTCATCAAGGACAACATCCCTGCGTTCAATCTATATAAAAAGATGGGTTTTGTGATCGAAGGGGAGAAGGTGCATTCTTTGATGATTGACGGCAGGCCGGTGAATGAGTACTACATGTATAAGCTGATTTAA
- a CDS encoding SdpI family protein has product MTNIVKQTKYSLIMIGVTIITWGFALPFLPDHIPMQFTYSGEERWGTNKYLAGLFFVSLMLIVYLLGILKPKIDPERAAYSVFKNFYFISIFLTEVLIYIVSVLLALNAMGYDINIQIIIVCSIGFIFLFVGNYLPKIPTNWFVGIRNPWTITNDDVWIKIHRNTGKLYMIIGLVFLVMGMLNVINRPLIVITIIICVLYPHIHSFVMFRKNNNN; this is encoded by the coding sequence ATGACTAATATAGTCAAACAAACAAAGTATTCTTTAATAATGATTGGAGTAACTATTATCACTTGGGGTTTTGCGCTTCCTTTTTTACCAGACCATATCCCCATGCAATTCACATACTCCGGAGAAGAGAGATGGGGGACTAATAAATATCTGGCAGGATTATTTTTCGTTTCGCTGATGTTAATAGTTTATTTATTAGGGATTCTTAAACCTAAAATAGATCCAGAGAGAGCAGCTTATTCAGTTTTTAAAAATTTTTATTTTATAAGTATATTTTTAACAGAAGTATTAATATATATTGTGAGTGTATTATTGGCATTAAATGCAATGGGATATGATATAAATATCCAGATTATTATTGTTTGTTCAATAGGTTTTATATTTTTGTTTGTCGGAAACTACTTGCCTAAAATTCCAACAAACTGGTTTGTTGGAATAAGAAATCCATGGACCATTACCAATGATGATGTTTGGATAAAGATCCATAGGAATACAGGAAAATTATATATGATAATAGGATTAGTATTTTTGGTGATGGGGATGTTGAATGTTATCAATCGTCCTCTAATAGTGATTACAATTATTATATGTGTCCTATATCCGCATATACATTCGTTTGTAATGTTTAGAAAAAATAATAATAATTAA
- a CDS encoding autorepressor SdpR family transcription factor — protein MKDAFKAMADPTRREILMLLKEGEMTVSEIADHFDVSMASISQHLKILTNANLVRFRKDGKYIYYQLHASIVEDLIHWLIKLSN, from the coding sequence TTGAAAGATGCGTTTAAAGCGATGGCAGACCCTACAAGAAGGGAAATATTAATGTTGTTAAAAGAAGGGGAGATGACTGTTTCCGAAATAGCAGATCATTTCGATGTTAGTATGGCGAGTATATCTCAACACTTAAAAATATTGACAAACGCGAATTTAGTAAGATTTCGAAAAGACGGAAAATATATATATTATCAGTTACATGCTTCTATAGTTGAAGATTTAATACATTGGCTAATAAAACTAAGCAACTAA
- a CDS encoding glutaredoxin family protein, whose translation MSHLEPTVYIQDTCLHCHRQIDWMEQEGYAFVTKEVSNPEHREEFFQQGGTGTPLTVVINSDGVATAVQGFQPKKLERMLKENI comes from the coding sequence ATGAGTCATTTAGAACCTACTGTATATATCCAGGACACTTGTCTGCACTGTCACCGCCAAATTGATTGGATGGAGCAAGAAGGATATGCCTTTGTCACGAAAGAAGTATCGAATCCGGAGCATCGTGAGGAATTTTTTCAACAAGGGGGGACGGGAACGCCATTGACTGTTGTTATCAATTCAGACGGAGTCGCAACAGCGGTGCAAGGTTTTCAACCCAAGAAATTAGAAAGAATGCTGAAAGAAAATATTTAA
- a CDS encoding helix-turn-helix transcriptional regulator, translating to MKNNTDNRIREYRKKSGYTQQQLAKKVGVTRLTIISLEKKRYEASVGLAIKISRVFACPVEELFIVEE from the coding sequence ATGAAGAATAATACAGACAATCGCATTCGGGAATATCGAAAAAAATCTGGATATACTCAACAACAACTCGCAAAAAAAGTTGGAGTAACAAGATTAACCATAATTTCACTGGAGAAAAAACGATATGAGGCCTCCGTAGGACTGGCTATAAAAATTTCAAGGGTTTTTGCTTGTCCGGTGGAAGAACTCTTTATTGTGGAGGAATAA
- a CDS encoding HEPN domain-containing protein, translated as MNKPQNPKLFDLIYPLVIEGIEKVVAANKKRNFYKPTYFQYPNMRYWPNGMPNISKSTYNTGPPVKYESYFERYSKEKSPEVVLEELTGYKEVFSYLRENENYKMVYGYPGEEEERTSEIIEININNHIKELVAKALHNWGEEIDLSRENFLEIYLPIENSIYLKELPVAFYIPILFLKFDFDFFEIDDNISIVKLDEKFQLSRININTYSENINEALLSSASHALFIENYSFPNGNKYLKSRMLNDLEAYPLKTINYFFNALRMVIDQPTGYAQVLSKPINWAYGYTADLIELSGVSTRAYPHEFNDFYWLQPEISSISIEELRSMTAIYSGLKEQENKKIQLACKRLESCYLRKDDRDIIIDAVIGLEALLSDSDKGEITHKLSMRIAFLLQMSSLNQSKLEIFKNMKFIYSFRSLIVHGDPKWEKKRKIDLKNSDSILTADLATMYLKECIIIILQNKEYLKANMIDEKMILSD; from the coding sequence ATGAATAAACCACAGAATCCAAAACTATTTGATTTAATATATCCTTTAGTAATAGAAGGAATAGAAAAAGTAGTTGCTGCCAATAAAAAGAGGAATTTCTATAAACCAACCTATTTTCAATATCCAAATATGAGGTATTGGCCTAATGGGATGCCTAATATTTCTAAAAGTACTTATAACACTGGTCCTCCAGTTAAGTATGAATCTTATTTTGAAAGATATAGTAAGGAAAAATCACCTGAAGTAGTCCTTGAGGAATTAACTGGTTATAAAGAAGTTTTTTCTTATTTACGTGAAAATGAAAACTACAAAATGGTATACGGTTATCCAGGTGAGGAAGAAGAAAGAACGTCTGAAATAATTGAAATCAATATAAATAATCATATAAAAGAACTTGTAGCTAAAGCCTTACATAATTGGGGAGAAGAAATTGATTTAAGTAGGGAAAATTTTCTTGAAATTTATTTACCTATTGAAAATAGTATTTATTTGAAGGAACTTCCAGTTGCTTTTTATATCCCCATTTTATTTTTGAAATTTGATTTTGACTTTTTCGAAATCGATGATAATATTTCTATAGTAAAATTAGATGAAAAATTCCAATTATCGAGAATTAACATAAATACTTATTCTGAAAATATTAATGAGGCTTTATTAAGTTCTGCTTCCCATGCTTTATTTATTGAAAATTATTCATTTCCGAATGGAAATAAATATTTAAAATCAAGAATGTTAAATGATCTTGAGGCTTACCCTCTAAAAACAATTAATTACTTTTTCAATGCATTAAGAATGGTAATAGATCAACCCACGGGATATGCTCAAGTCTTGTCCAAACCCATTAATTGGGCTTATGGTTATACAGCTGACTTGATAGAGCTAAGTGGGGTTTCGACTAGAGCTTATCCACATGAATTTAATGATTTTTATTGGTTACAACCTGAGATATCTAGTATTTCTATTGAAGAATTAAGAAGTATGACTGCTATATATAGTGGCTTGAAGGAGCAAGAAAACAAAAAAATCCAATTGGCATGTAAAAGATTAGAAAGCTGTTATTTGAGAAAAGACGATCGAGATATCATTATCGATGCAGTTATTGGTCTGGAAGCTTTACTGAGTGATTCAGATAAAGGAGAAATCACACATAAATTATCTATGAGGATTGCTTTTCTATTGCAGATGTCTTCATTAAACCAAAGTAAACTTGAGATTTTTAAAAACATGAAGTTTATATATTCATTCAGATCCTTAATAGTACATGGTGATCCTAAATGGGAAAAGAAACGAAAAATAGATCTGAAAAACTCAGATTCTATATTAACTGCTGATTTAGCCACTATGTACCTCAAGGAATGCATAATAATTATTTTGCAGAATAAAGAATATCTCAAGGCAAATATGATCGACGAAAAAATGATTTTGTCGGATTAA
- the pyrE gene encoding orotate phosphoribosyltransferase translates to METRTAEILLDINAVALSPEAPFTWSSGIISPIYCDNRKIIGDVPARQEIAEAFVDVVKSKAPDAEVIAGTSTAGIPHAAFISERLGLPMCYVRGSKKKHGKGNQIEGAEVEGKKVVLIEDLISTGGSSLEAAEALKENGAEVLAVIAIFTYGIPRADEAFKEAGLTYHTLSTLDVLIDVSMDRGAIDEAQKETILQFRKALSQK, encoded by the coding sequence TTGGAGACACGAACAGCAGAAATCCTATTGGACATCAACGCAGTGGCACTCAGTCCGGAGGCGCCCTTCACCTGGTCGAGCGGCATCATCTCCCCGATATACTGCGACAACAGGAAGATCATCGGAGATGTACCGGCACGGCAGGAGATCGCGGAGGCTTTCGTCGATGTGGTAAAGTCAAAAGCGCCTGATGCAGAAGTGATCGCAGGGACTTCGACGGCAGGCATCCCGCATGCAGCCTTCATCAGCGAGCGGCTCGGGCTGCCCATGTGCTATGTACGGGGAAGCAAAAAGAAGCATGGCAAAGGCAATCAGATCGAAGGGGCCGAAGTGGAAGGGAAGAAGGTCGTCCTCATCGAGGACCTCATCTCCACCGGCGGGTCGAGTCTTGAAGCTGCTGAAGCACTGAAGGAAAACGGAGCGGAAGTGCTTGCCGTGATTGCCATATTCACATACGGCATCCCCCGCGCCGATGAAGCCTTCAAGGAAGCGGGGCTTACGTATCATACATTGAGTACCCTCGATGTCCTGATCGATGTCAGCATGGACCGCGGGGCAATCGATGAAGCGCAGAAGGAGACGATCCTCCAGTTCCGCAAGGCGCTGTCACAAAAATAA